The nucleotide sequence TGGTCTTGGCTGCTGCCTGGTCGGCAACACCTTCGGAGTGCAGTTTCTCGTTGTTCGTGGCGTCACCCAAGGCTTCCTTGGCCTTGCCGGTGACTTCCTGTGCCTTGTTGCTGATCTTGTCTCCGAGTCCCATGGGATCTCCTTCGATGTAGTCCAACGCTGACAATTGCTAGGCTAACGAGCAATTCTGGGTACTTCCTGAACGTACTCCGCCAGCGGCCAGGATGCTTACACTGAAGCCATGGTTCAGGACACCCCGAATGGGGAATCGGGAC is from Paenarthrobacter nicotinovorans and encodes:
- a CDS encoding CsbD family protein translates to MGLGDKISNKAQEVTGKAKEALGDATNNEKLHSEGVADQAAAKTKQAGENVKDAAKDAFDK